The following coding sequences lie in one Candoia aspera isolate rCanAsp1 chromosome 11, rCanAsp1.hap2, whole genome shotgun sequence genomic window:
- the GAS8 gene encoding dynein regulatory complex subunit 4, whose product MAPKKKGEKKAGGGGGGKKGKGAKGPAVVDVLPPEGMTKEQLEEHMGRIREELDREREERNYFQLERDKIHTFWEITRRQLDEKKAELRNKDREMEEAEERHQVEIKVYKQKVKHLLYEHQNNLTELKAEGTVAMKLAQKDHRSQEMEMRKDMRTLKVELKEQELANEMVVKNLRLKQQEELTCLRNDFERQVKEIEAKYEKKMRVLRDELDLRRKTEIHEIEERKNGQINTLMKNHEKAFSDIKNYYNDVTLNNLALINTLKEQMEEMKKKEDHLEKEMAEVLQQNKRLADPLQRARDEVSELQRKLAHYEKDTAILASIRARLKVSEKELKDLQWEYEVLQQRFSKVQDERNDLYQKFTKAINEVQQKTGFKNLLLERKLIGLASLLEKKEVQLNEVLAASNLDPSALTVVTHKLEDVLDSKNNAIKDLQYELARVCKAHNDLLRTYEAKLVAFGIPLDNLGFKPLETSVLGHTLGQGPAGFVSTPT is encoded by the exons ATG GCACCCAAAAAGAAGGGGGAGAAGAaagccggcggcggcggcggcggcaagaaGGGCAAAGGCGCGAAGGGCCCCGCGGTGGTGGATGTTCTGCCCCCCGAGGGCATGACCAAGGAGCAG CTGGAGGAGCACATGGGCCGGATCCGGGAGGAGCTGGACCGCGAGCGGGAGGAGCGGAACTATTTCCAGTTGGAGCGAGATAAGATCCACACCTTCTGGGAAATCACTCGGCGGCAGCTGGATGAGAAGAAGGCAGAGCTGCGCAACAAGGACCGGGAGATGGAGGAGGCTGAAGAGCGTCACCAAGTGGAGATCAAG GTGTACAAGCAAAAGGTGAAGCACTTGCTGTACGAGCATCAGAACAACCTCACTGAACTGAAGGCAGAGGGTACCGTGGCCATGAAGCTGGCTCAGAAGGATCACCGCTCTCAGGAGATGGAGATGCGCAAAGACATGCGCACCCTGAAGGTCGAGTTGAAGGAGCAGGAGCTTGCCAACGAAATGGTGGTGAAGAACCTTCGACTG AAACAGCAAGAAGAGCTGACGTGTCTACGCAATGACTTCGAGAGACAGGTGAAAG AGATTGAGGCCAAGTACGAGAAAAAGATGCGAGTGCTGCGGGACGAACTTGACTTGCGCAGGAAGACAGAGATCCACGAGATTGAGGAAAGGAAAAACGGTCAGATCAACACGCTGATGAAGAATCACGAGAAGGCCTTCAGTGACATCAAGAACTACTACAATGATGTCACGCTCAACAACTTGGCGCTGATCAATACTCTCAAG GAGCAGAtggaggaaatgaagaaaaaagaagaccacctggagaaggaaatggcggAAGTGCTACAGCAGAATAAAAGGTTGGCGGACCCCCTGCAACGAGCCCGGGATGAGGTCTCTGAGCTGCAGAGGAAGCTGGCTCACTATGAGAAGGACACGGCCATATTGGCA AGCATTCGGGCTCGACTGAAAGTCAGCGAGAAAGAACTGAAGGATCTTCAGTGGGAGTATGAAGTGCTACAGCAAAGATTCAGCAAG GTACAGGACGAGCGAAATGACCTCTACCAGAAGTTCACCAAAGCCATTAATGAGGTGCAGCAGAAAACCGGCTTCAAGAACCTGCTGCTGGAGCGGAAGCTGATAGGTCTGGCCAGCCTTCTGGAGAAGAAGGAGGTGCAGCTGAACGAGGTGTTGGCTGCCTCCAACCTCGATCCCAGCGCTCTCACTGTGGTCACCCACAAGCTGGAG GATGTGCTGGATTCCAAAAACAATGCTATCAAAGATCTGCAGTATGAGTTGGCCAGAGTGTGCAAG GCACACAATGATTTGTTGCGGACATACGAGGCAAAACTCGTCGCCTTTGGGATTCCCTTGGACAATTTGGGCTTCAAGCCTCTAGAGACCTCCGTGCTTGGACACACGCTTGGCCAGGGCCCTGCGGGATTTGTCTCAACCCCCACGTAG
- the LOC134504096 gene encoding B-cadherin-like translates to MCRRRAARLLPCGFLVLLQVDLLLAASPPPCRSGFVSQRFLFGVPDGQLAPGHVLGEVKFAECPGGEPVSYGTNTPNFRVLADGKVAVRRLYRQQEQERTFTVNARDSRGIQSSASVVLQNKGPPSSQEETSPARQVEGQQFLPAKLGLRRQKRDWVIPPIRMPENERGPFPKKLVQIKSNRDKETKVFYSITGQGADTPPEGVFIIEKETGWMKVTRPLDRESIEKYHLLSHAVSENGKPVEEPMEIIVTVTDQNDNKPQFAQQVFRGSVLEGATPGTSVMQVTATDADDAIETYNGVIAYSILSQAPQEPHPQMFAINRATGTISIIASGLDRERVREYTLTLQAADLDGLGLASTASAVIEITDANDNVPEFKEQVYLAEVAENTEGVEVLRLAVTDKDERHSPAWHAVYSIIQGNDGGLFSILTDPETNEGIVTTTKGLDFETRKQFVLQVAVANEVPFAVKLSTSTATVTVNVKDVNEAPVFVPMVLEVKLLEDILVGQKIAAYTAQDPDTMQPQKIRYVLGSDPAHWLAIHPESGIVTAKGPLDRESPFIRNDTYTALVLAADDGSPPATGTGTLLLTLLDVNDHGPEPDRRKLTVCNRNPAPQLLRILDKDLPPHASPFRAELSHNSEENWAAEMDSRGETAILKLLKPLKRETYDVYLRLLDQQGKAHLTVLKATVCECEGEVDECPEGQLAIVGAPVILAILGAVLALLILLLLLLLFARRRTVVKEPLLLPEDDMRDNIFYYGEEGGGEEDQDYDLSQLHRGLDTRPEVVFRNDVVPTVLPAPQYRPRPANPDEIGSFICENLKAADLDPTAPPYDSLLVFDYEGGGSEAGSLSSLDSSASDQDHDYDYLKDWGSRFQKLADLYGGGVAD, encoded by the exons ATGTGCCGGCGGCGGGCCGCGCGCCTCCTCCCCTGCGGCTTCCTCGTCCTCCTTCAG GTGGACCTCCTCCTGGCCGCCTCGCCGCCCCCGTGCCGCTCCGGCTTCGTCTCGCAGCGGTTCCTCTTCGGGGTGCCCGACGGGCAGCTGGCTCCGGGCCACGTTTTGGGTGAAG TCAAGTTTGCAGAATGCCCAGGAGGGGAGCCAGTTTCATATGGCACCAACACCCCCAACTTCCGAGTGCTGGCGGACGGAAAGGTGGCCGTGCGCCGGCTCTACaggcagcaggagcaggagcggACTTTCACGGTGAATGCCAGAGATTCCAGGGGAATCCAGTCATCCGCCTCGGTTGTCCTGCAGAACAAAGGCCCCCCTTCTTCGCAG GAGGAAACTTCTCCTGCCAGGCAGGTGGAAGGGCAGCAGTTCCTACCAGCCAAGCTTGGCCTGAGGCGGCAGAAGAGAGACTGGGTTATCCCCCCCATCAGAATGCCTGAAAACGAGAGAGGTCCATTCCCCAAGAAGCTTGTTCAG ATCAAATCAAACCGGGATAAGGAAACAAAGGTTTTCTACAGCATCACTGGGCAGGGGGCAGACACCCCTCCAGAAGGAGTCTTCATCATTGAGAAGGAGACGGGCTGGATGAAGGTGACGCGGCCTCTGGACAGAGAGAGCATCGAGAAATACCAC ctttTATCACACGCAGTTTCTGAAAATGGCAAACCTGTAGAGGAACCGATGGAAATTATCGTCACTGTCACAGATCAGAACGACAACAAGCCCCAGTTCGCCCAGCAGGTTTTCAGGGGATCAGTTTTGGAAGGAGCAACACCTG GGACGTCTGTAATGCAGGTCACTGCTACTGATGCGGACGATGCCATAGAGACCTACAACGGTGTCATTGCGTATTCCATCCTGAGCCAAGCGCCCCAGGAGCCCCACCCGCAGATGTTTGCCATCAACAGAGCGACAGGGACCATCAGCATCATTGCCAGCGGCCTCGACCGGGAG CGAGTGAGGGAATACACCTTGACCCTGCAGGCAGCAGACCTGGACGGGTTGGGCTTAGCCAGCACAGCGTCAGCCGTGATCGAAATCACAGACGCAAACGACAACGTGCCGGAGTTCAAGGAACAAGTG TATTTGGCAGAGGTGGCGGAGAACACGGAAGGTGTGGAGGTTTTGAGGCTGGCTGTGACTGACAAGGACGAGCGCCACTCTCCTGCTTGGCATGCCGTTTATAGCATCATTCAGGGCAACGATGGAGGGCTCTTCTCCATCTTGACAGACCCGGAGACCAACGAAGGGATTGTGACAACAACCAAA GGGTTGGACTTTGAGACGAGGAAGCAGTTCGTTCTGCAGGTGGCAGTGGCCAACGAAGTGCCCTTTGCGGTGAAGCTGTCCACCTCGACAGCCACCGTGACCGTCAACGTGAAGGATGTGAACGAGGCCCCCGTCTTCGTGCCGATGGTCCTGGAGGTGAAACTCTTGGAGGACATTCTGGTGGGGCAGAAAATTGCTGCCTACACAGCGCAGGACCCAGACACGATGCAGCCCCAGAAAATCAG GTATGTGCTGGGGAGTGACCCGGCCCACTGGCTGGCCATCCACCCAGAGAGCGGCATCGTCACAGCCAAGGGCCCCTTGGACCGGGAGTCCCCCTTCATCCGGAACGACACCTACACGGCTCTTGTGCTGGCGGCGGATGATG GAAGCCCCCCAGCAACTGGGACAGGAACGTTGCTGCTGACCCTCCTGGACGTGAATGACCATGGCCCTGAGCCTGACCGGCGGAAGCTCACCGTGTGCAACCGCAACCCGGCACCGCAACTGCTGCGCATCCTGGACAAGGATCTTCCTCCCCATGCCTCCCCTTTTCGCGCAGAACTCAGCCACAACTCGGAAGAGAACTGGGCTGCTGAGATGGACAGCAGAG GGGAGACGGCCATCCTGAAGCTGCTGAAGCCCTTGAAGCGGGAGACGTACGATGTCTACCTCCGGCTGCTGGACCAGCAAGGCAAAGCGCATCTGACTGTCCTCAAGGCGACCGTCTGCGAGTGCGAGGGAGAGGTGGACGAGTGTCCGGAGGGGCAGCTGGCCATCGTTGGGGCACCGGTCATCCTTGCCATCTTGGGGGCTGTTTTGGCCCTATTGA ttctgctgctgctgctgctgctcttcgcAAGGAGGAGGACGGTGGTGAAGGAGCCGCTGCTCCTGCCGGAGGATGACATGCGGGACAACATCTTCTACTACGGCGAAGAGGGAGGGGGCGAGGAAGACCAG GACTACGACCTCAGCCAGCTGCACAGGGGATTGGACACGCGTCCAGAAGTCGTCTTCCGGAATGACGTTGTGCCAACCGTTTTGCCAGCCCCACAGTACCGCCCCCGCCCTGCAAACCCTGATGAGATTGGCAGCTTCATCTGCGAG AACCTGAAGGCCGCTGACCTGGACCCCACAGCACCTCCCTATGACTCCCTGCTGGTCTTCGACTACGAGGGTGGGGGCTCAGAGGCTGGCTCGCTCAGCTCCCTCGACTCCTCGGCCTCCGACCAGGATCACGACTACGATTACCTCAAGGACTGGGGCAGCCGCTTCCAGAAGCTGGCAGACCTGTACGGGGGAGGCGTGGCCGATTAG
- the LOC134504110 gene encoding 5-hydroxyisourate hydrolase-like isoform X1 — translation MLATCAQLRARKRTMGCLGTLLLLCLPSLLQVASSSEDHISLSVHALNVLTGLPATGLTVCLSQVLAPSSQLPDHNQTWMDLMTSNTSTDGRMDKSELASLRLEPGTYRLRFATGAYWLQQGRTSLYPYADVVFMVTAADLKLHIPLLLSPYSYITYRGN, via the exons ATGCTGGCCACTTGTGCACAGCTGAGAGCAAGGAAGAGGACGATGGGCTGCCTGGGGACCTTGCTGCTGCtctgcctcccctccctccttcag GTGGCCAGCTCCAGCGAGGACCACATCTCCCTGAGCGTCCACGCACTGAACGTGCTCACTGGCCTTCCTGCCACCGGCCTGACCGTGTGCCTCTCGCAGGTCCTGGCTCCCAGCTCCCAGCTCCCAGACCACAACCAGACGTGGATGGACCTAATGACaag CAACACCAGCACCGACGGGCGCATGGACAAGAGTGAGCTGGCCTCCCTGCGGCTGGAGCCTGGCACCTACAGGTTGCGCTTTGCCACAGGAGCGTACTGGCTGCAACAGGGCCGCACCAGCCTATATCCTTACGCAGAT GTTGTCTTCATGGTCACAGCAGCGGATCTAAAGCTGCACATCCCCTTGCTGCTCAGCCCCTATTCCTACATTACCTACCGGGGGAACTAG
- the LOC134504110 gene encoding 5-hydroxyisourate hydrolase-like isoform X2 → MLATCAQLRARKRTMGCLGTLLLLCLPSLLQVLAPSSQLPDHNQTWMDLMTSNTSTDGRMDKSELASLRLEPGTYRLRFATGAYWLQQGRTSLYPYADVVFMVTAADLKLHIPLLLSPYSYITYRGN, encoded by the exons ATGCTGGCCACTTGTGCACAGCTGAGAGCAAGGAAGAGGACGATGGGCTGCCTGGGGACCTTGCTGCTGCtctgcctcccctccctccttcag GTCCTGGCTCCCAGCTCCCAGCTCCCAGACCACAACCAGACGTGGATGGACCTAATGACaag CAACACCAGCACCGACGGGCGCATGGACAAGAGTGAGCTGGCCTCCCTGCGGCTGGAGCCTGGCACCTACAGGTTGCGCTTTGCCACAGGAGCGTACTGGCTGCAACAGGGCCGCACCAGCCTATATCCTTACGCAGAT GTTGTCTTCATGGTCACAGCAGCGGATCTAAAGCTGCACATCCCCTTGCTGCTCAGCCCCTATTCCTACATTACCTACCGGGGGAACTAG
- the DBNDD1 gene encoding dysbindin domain-containing protein 1 yields the protein METPGGAAPPELAQEALKPEGLAPVTLSLHGLAEEPHSSLAEEEGGIPVPTSGLLQVAERRQPLSSVSSLEVHFDLLDLTELTDMSDQELAEVFADSDDENVAREPPAGLHPHPTPRAGYLRSPSWTRTKAEPGREKKHLSDSELQAGPFLAVEKPKDE from the exons ATGGAGACGCCAGGAGGGGCCGCCCCCCCGG AGCTGGCCCAGGAAGCCCTGAAACCGGAGGGGCTGGCCCCCGTTACCCTCTCCCTGCACGGGCTGGCAGAAGAGCCCCACAGCTCTCTGGCTGAGGAGGAAGGCGGGATCCCGGTCCCCACTTCAGGGCTGCTGCAGGTTGCAGAGCGCCGGC AACCCCTGAGCAGCGTTTCGTCCCTCGAGGTGCACTTCGACCTGCTGGACCTCACGGAGCTGACAGACATGTCTGACCAGGAGCTGGCTGAGGTCTTTGCGGACTCTGACGATGAAAACGTAGCCCGTGAGCCCCCTGCTG GCCTGCATCCCCACCCAACCCCCCGAGCCGGCTACCTCCGCTCCCCCTCCTGGACGAGGACAAAAGCTGAGCCGGGGCGTGAGAAGAAGCACCTCAGCGATTCCGAGCTCCAAGCGGGCCCTTTCCTGGCTGTGGAAAAGCCGAAGGATGAGTAA